The endosymbiont of Bathymodiolus septemdierum str. Myojin knoll sequence GGTAAACCAAAGCCCTTAGATGCAGATGAGCCCAAGCACTTAGCGGAAACCATTGAAAAAATGGCACTCAAATATGTGGTCATTACTTCCGTTGATAGAGATGATTTGCGTGATGGAGGTGCTAACCATTTTAAAGAATGCATTGATGCCATTAGAACAGCCACACCGAAAGTTAAAATTGAAATCCTAACACCTGATTTCAGAGGTAGAATTGACAAGGCACTCGAAATTTTTCAAAGCTGCCCACCTGATGTATTTAATCACAACCTTGAAACCGTGCCAAGTCTTTATCCAAAAGTCCGCCCAGGAGCAAGTTACGAGTATTCTTTAAAGTTACTGCAGTCTTTCAAGCAACAACATCCACAGGTAACGACTAAATCAGGCTTAATGCTCGGCGTTGGCGAAACTAAACAACAGGTATTAAATGTTTTAACCGACCTACGAACACATAATGTCGATATGCTCACGCTTGGTCAGTATTTACAACCTAGCAAGCACCACTTAGCCGTTGAGGAATATGTCACACCTGAACAATTCAAAGCGTATAAAGAAATTGCTATAAAAATGGGATTTTCACAGGTTGCCAGTGGTCCAATGGTACGCTCATCCTATCATGCGGACTTGCAGGTGGCAGGTGAATCTATCGGCTGATCTTAACTTTGGGCTTTAGGGGTAATGAAAAAAATCACCTAAAAAAAGGTTTTTTTTAATTAAGTTGAGACATTTAGATATCTTCTTTATCCTCTTTTTTAAGGAAGCCATTAGTATCAATCTTCTTAGGTTTAATCTCAGCATCATTGACCTTTGTTTCTTCGGCTTGACTTGTGCCGTTAACTTCAGGCGTTGTGATTTTCTTGTCTGACTTACCTTTGTCCAAGATGGTTTGCACCCACTTTTTGGCATCTACCTTGGTTTTATTATTGTTAGAGGTGTCTTCCTTTTCAATATTATATTTTGCATCAATATCTTCATCGCCTGGCAATAAACCCATATTAACAGCAATATTACGACAAGATTCCTCACCTGCTGATAAGGTACCTAATGGGATAACGATTAATGTTAATACGGTCGAAACCAAGACACCAAATAATAACGAAATAGCCATACCTTGAAAGATTGGGTCCGACAAAATCACACTTGAACCACCAACTAAAGCAAAAGCGGTAATCATAATCGGACGGGTTCTTGATGCGCAAGAATAAATAACGGCATCAAAGAATGGCATACCTTTGGCGTATTCTTGCACAGTAAAATCCACTAATAAGATAGAGTTACGCACAATAATACCTGCGAGAGCAATCCAGCCAATCATTGAGGTAGCTGTAAATTCCGCGTCGAGTAACCAATGTCCTGGCACAATACCCAGTAGGGTTAATGGAATAGGTGCCATAATCACAGCTGGAATGATGAAATTGCCAAATTGCCAAACAACCAACATATAGATAACCACCAGCGCTACAGCAAATGCAGTACCCATATCACGGAAAGTCTCATAAGTCACAGTCCACTCACCGCCCCACTCAAAGCCGGGTACAGTTTGATCTTTTGGTGGGCCTAGATATTTTCCTTGTAGTTGCTTACCATCAACAGTTTGATAATCTAACAACAAATCATCAACGCCAAACATCGCATAAATCGGTGCACTAAGACGACCAATTGGTTCGCCTAAAACATACTCAACATCAGCAAGGTCTTTGTGGAATACGATATCATCTTGTTTTTTGTACACAAATGATCCCAATTCAGAAATTGGAATCATGCCACCGTGCTGAGAAGGTACCGGTAATTGTGTTAAATAAGACAGTTGAGAGCGCCTTGTCAATGGCACCTTTAAACAAACGCGAGAAGGCTCCAATGCATTTTTCAAGCGGATAGTCGTTACATTGAAACTACTCATGGTCATTGCCAATGTTTCTTTAATAACTTGCACGCTGACACCAAAACGGGAGGCTTTTGCGGTATCTACTTGGAAATTAATCACTGGATATTCATCGCGTATTAAGTTGTCAACATCGGTCATCGTACCTGATTCTTTAAACATCTTGGTTAAATCACGGGCCAGTTTGCGACGCGTTTCTTTATCAGGTCCGTACACTTCTGCGACTACAGGGCGTAAGACTGGCGGACCTGGGGGCATTTCAACCACGGCATAATTTGCACCTACATCTAAGGCAACTTGACGAATCAATTGACGCGCTTCAAGTGCAACTTCATGACTTGAACGATCACGGTCATGCTTTTCTGCCAATTGAATTTGTAATTCGCCTTCTGACGAATTTTGACGCAAATAAGAATGCCGAACTAAACCATTAAAATCAAACGGTTTGGCCGTGCCTGCATAAGTTTGAATAGAGACCACTTCTGGTATTTGACGCAAAATTTGTGCCATCTTATGCAAAGTAGAGGCTGTCTCAGATAATGCCGTACCGTCAGGCATATCTAGCGATACGCCAAACTCTGATTTGTTATCAAGCGGTAACATTTTCACTGGTACTGCTGTTGAGTAGAACATTGACATCGATAAAAAGAATGCCACCATTAGGCCAATCAAAAAACTCAAGCCATAGGGTTTAACATAAAATAATTTAGAAATAGTTGAGCGAAAGAAGGCGTTCATTATCTTACCTTCTTTTTCTTCTTTTTTGTGCATTTTGTGCAGCACATGAAGCGGTGGTACAAACTTCATAATAAAATACGGCGTAAACACAAATGCAGCAAACAATGAGAACATCATTGCTACCGATCCCAAAACTGGAATTGGCGCCATATAAGGACCCATCATACCGCTAACAGCAGCCATAGGAACCAGGGCCGCAACTACGGTAAAGGTCGCAAGAATAGTTGGATTACCCACTTCACGCACCGCATCAACCGCAGTAGCAATGGTAATTTTATTGTCAATTAGCCAACGGCGATAAATATTTTCGGTCACCACAATAGCATCATCAACTAAAATACCGATTGAGAAAATCAAGGCAAACAAACTCACCCTGTCAATAGTCATACCTAACACCCATGCTGCAAAGATAGTCATTAATAGCACCACTGGAATCACCAGTGTTACTACGATTGCAGGACGAATACCAAGTGCAAACCAAACTAAAATAGTCACAGCACCTGTGGCAATAAAGAGTTTTGTGATCAGCGCGTTGACCTTATCTTTGGCGGATTTGCCATAATCTCTACTAACAGTTACTTCCACATTATCTGGAATGAGACGCCCTTTTAACTCCTCTACTTTCTTTAAAATGTCACTGGAAACTTTCACCCCATTGGTGCCAAATTTCTTAGCGATGGCAATCGTAACCGCTTGTTCACCCGTTGCTTTCACCTTCTCCTTACTGGCAGCACCACTATAGTGATTAACCATATGATGC is a genomic window containing:
- the lipA gene encoding lipoyl synthase, encoding MSQEIEIKTLKGASKTARLRIKPDATRIPLKKPSWIRIKLASGSKVSKLKDTLRAQKLFTVCEEAQCPNLAECFTHGTATFMIMGQICTRRCPFCDVAHGKPKPLDADEPKHLAETIEKMALKYVVITSVDRDDLRDGGANHFKECIDAIRTATPKVKIEILTPDFRGRIDKALEIFQSCPPDVFNHNLETVPSLYPKVRPGASYEYSLKLLQSFKQQHPQVTTKSGLMLGVGETKQQVLNVLTDLRTHNVDMLTLGQYLQPSKHHLAVEEYVTPEQFKAYKEIAIKMGFSQVASGPMVRSSYHADLQVAGESIG
- a CDS encoding efflux RND transporter permease subunit, giving the protein MPNHEHIDTPKDEGINKDTTLNHVKEYELGIAGKLTKAFITSPLSIILFFAMLGMGIIGLISTPRQEDPQISVPLIDVFVEYPGASSEEVANIVVKPLERMMSNILGVKHVYSASDRGKGIVTVEFDVGQEMNASVLKVRDKMLANLEFMPPGAKQPLVKPKEIDDVSIVNLTLWSKSVDDGQLRALGLELLQQLEKVQDTNAGFVVGGRKEIFHIDLYPGRLAGYGISVQQISNTIGSANVSSHTGNIELNGLKMEVYSGDFFKKVEDIENLVVTVKDGKPVYVRDVADVYYAPEEAHHMVNHYSGAASKEKVKATGEQAVTIAIAKKFGTNGVKVSSDILKKVEELKGRLIPDNVEVTVSRDYGKSAKDKVNALITKLFIATGAVTILVWFALGIRPAIVVTLVIPVVLLMTIFAAWVLGMTIDRVSLFALIFSIGILVDDAIVVTENIYRRWLIDNKITIATAVDAVREVGNPTILATFTVVAALVPMAAVSGMMGPYMAPIPVLGSVAMMFSLFAAFVFTPYFIMKFVPPLHVLHKMHKKEEKEGKIMNAFFRSTISKLFYVKPYGLSFLIGLMVAFFLSMSMFYSTAVPVKMLPLDNKSEFGVSLDMPDGTALSETASTLHKMAQILRQIPEVVSIQTYAGTAKPFDFNGLVRHSYLRQNSSEGELQIQLAEKHDRDRSSHEVALEARQLIRQVALDVGANYAVVEMPPGPPVLRPVVAEVYGPDKETRRKLARDLTKMFKESGTMTDVDNLIRDEYPVINFQVDTAKASRFGVSVQVIKETLAMTMSSFNVTTIRLKNALEPSRVCLKVPLTRRSQLSYLTQLPVPSQHGGMIPISELGSFVYKKQDDIVFHKDLADVEYVLGEPIGRLSAPIYAMFGVDDLLLDYQTVDGKQLQGKYLGPPKDQTVPGFEWGGEWTVTYETFRDMGTAFAVALVVIYMLVVWQFGNFIIPAVIMAPIPLTLLGIVPGHWLLDAEFTATSMIGWIALAGIIVRNSILLVDFTVQEYAKGMPFFDAVIYSCASRTRPIMITAFALVGGSSVILSDPIFQGMAISLLFGVLVSTVLTLIVIPLGTLSAGEESCRNIAVNMGLLPGDEDIDAKYNIEKEDTSNNNKTKVDAKKWVQTILDKGKSDKKITTPEVNGTSQAEETKVNDAEIKPKKIDTNGFLKKEDKEDI